One Drosophila santomea strain STO CAGO 1482 chromosome X, Prin_Dsan_1.1, whole genome shotgun sequence DNA segment encodes these proteins:
- the LOC120455691 gene encoding uncharacterized protein LOC120455691: MTNSLTIAVFLASLCLFASFGQLQAASIVCGSEAKSAEDADSVTTPSPSEVNKFVHSLQCTLEKAKPWIANIEKEAKILEEKARDVTRSLFQRINKLVNVLASPANSEKDKEKDKDEQKDKEPEEVSTTTTTSTSTSEATSSSKNDLKEELTTSAPPVHLDWLEDHANEVDYIPENN; this comes from the coding sequence ATGACTAATTCACTGACCATAGCCGTATTTTTGGCCAGCCTGTGCCTCTTCGCCAGCTTTGGCCAACTGCAGGCAGCCTCCATTGTCTGCGGATCGGAAGCGAAGTCTGCAGAGGATGCGGACTCGGTGACCACTCCCAGTCCCAGTGAGGTCAACAAGTTCGTCCACAGCCTGCAGTGCACTCTGGAGAAGGCCAAGCCCTGGATAGCCAACATCGAGAAGGAGGCCAAGATATTGGAGGAGAAGGCCAGGGATGTCACCAGATCGCTCTTCCAGCGCATAAATAAGCTGGTCAATGTGCTCGCCTCGCCGGCCAACTCTGAAAAGGATAAGGAAAAGGACAAGGATGAGCAGAAGGATAAGGAACCGGAGGAGGTCagcaccacaaccaccacttccacttccacttcggAGGCAACCAGCTCGTCCAAAAATGATCTTAAGGAGGAACTGACCACTTCTGCGCCCCCCGTTCACTTGGACTGGCTGGAGGATCATGCCAATGAGGTGGACTACATACCAGAGAACAACTAA
- the LOC120456789 gene encoding serine protease easter → MLLLIPLFLALLGAEAQKFGKAIMHFGNCNSVEFGSGTCIEKKDCDFYAVDKLMELASKQQCFSRQRPDLVCCPRETNIIPPLAPRISNETTNITTAAGSNNTTALKLLARTTPRPPSGIDQLPQHPYCGSAFSFRLVGGHNTGLFEFPWTTLLEYDTVGGGKDYACGASFIAQRWLVTAAHCIHTFGRNLTAAILGEWNRDTDPDCENDLNGVRECAPPHIRVTIDRILPHAQYSTVNYRNDIALLRLSRPVNWLQMQYLEPVCLPPQRGRYADQLAGSAADVSGWGKTESSGSSKIKRKAMLHIQPQDQCQEAFYKDSKIMLSDSQMCAGGEIGVDSCGGDSGGPLTVEANTPSGNRYVYLAGVVSIGREKCGTALFSGVYTRVSSYMDWIESTIRANRV, encoded by the exons ATGCTCCTGCTTATACCGCTTTTCCTGGCCCTCTTGGGAGCTGAGGCCCAGAAATTTGGCA AAGCCATCATGCATTTTGGCAACTGCAACTCGGTGGAATTCGGTAGTGGCACCTGCATCGAGAAGAAGGACTGCGATTTCTATGCCGTCGATAAGCTTATGGAGTTGGCTAGCAAACAGCAGTGTTTCTCCCGCCAGCGACCCGATTTG GTGTGTTGCCCCCGAGAGACGAATATTATACCGCCACTGGCGCCCAGGATCAGCAATGAGACCACCAACATCACAACCGCGGCGGGGAGCAACAACACCACTGCGCTGAAGCTGCTGGCCCGGACcacgccacgcccaccgagCGGCATTGACCAGTTGCCCCAGCATCCGTACTGCGGCTCCGCCTTCTCGTTCCGCCTGGTGGGTGGTCATAATACCGGACTGTTCGAGTTCCCGTGGACCACGCTGCTGGAGTACGACACCGTGGGCGGTGGCAAGGACTACGCCTGTGGCGCATCCTTTATCGCCCAGCGATGGCTTGTAACGGCTGCCCATTGCATCCACACGTTTGGCCGGAACCTCACGGCCGCCATTTTGGGTGAATGGAATCGGGACACCGATCCGGATTGCGAGAACGATCTGAATGGCGTGCGGGAATGTGCGCCGCCGCACATCCGGGTGACCATCGATCGGATACTGCCGCATGCGCAGTACTCGACTGTGAACTATCGTAACGATATAGCCCTGCTGCGATTGTCACGTCCGGTGAACTGGCTGCAGATGCAGTATCTGGAGCCCGTCTGTTTGCCACCGCAGAGGGGCAGGTATGCCGATCAGTTGGCCGGCTCGGCTGCCGATGTTTCTGGCTGGGGCAAAACGGAGtccagtggcagcagcaagaTCAAGCGAAAGGCGATGCTGCACATACAGCCGCAGGATCAGTGCCAGGAGGCCTTCTACAAGGACTCCAAGATTATGCTCTCCGACAGTCAGATGTGTGCCGGCGGCGAGATTGGCGTCGACTCCTGCGGCGGCGACTCCGGCGGTCCACTGACCGTGGAGGCCAACACGCCAAGTGGCAATCGGTATGTGTATCTGGCTGGAGTCGTCTCCATTGGAAGGGAAAAATGTGGCACCGCCTTGTTTTCCGGAGTTTACACCCGGGTCAGCAGCTACATGGACTGGATAGAGAGCACCATTCGGGCCAATCGCGTTTGA
- the LOC120456760 gene encoding uncharacterized protein YGR130C, producing the protein MSRSLFLILLLGISCLEISQARSLPEQKRQRYVRRRISPDNPDLEIIEIKEVFYVRRPKKVVVPLDSAELDWRIRCDFDPSLPECGDYLKKPVAATRPPTTTTTTTAAPTTTTTSTTTTTTRRTTTTTEPADESMERRIRCEFDPTAEECAPSTTSTTTSTTTTTTETPVLSESEEHIPIYETTEHTRASDYVIFEPDDKEEVPEETSSDEEIPLVGPFSDEDQVDQEDQEDLEDQEDQEDDADMDTAYGLNDSEIHSIGAHDDGTWN; encoded by the exons ATGAGCAGATCCCTGTTCCTAATTCTACTCCTGGGAATCTCCTGCCTGGAGATTTCTCAGGCTCGCTCTCTTCCGGAGCAGAAACGTCAAAGATACGTGCGCAGACGCATATCGCCCGACAATCCCGATCTGGAGATTATCGAGATCAAGGAGGTGTTCTATGTGCGGCGGCCCAAGAAGGTGGTCGTCCCACTCGATTCTGCCGAATTAGACTGGAGAATTCGCTGCGATTTCGATCCAAGTCTACCGGAGT GTGGGGATTATTTAAAGAAGCCCGTCGCTGCCACCAGGCCACCCACAACCACAACTACAACCACTGCGGCgcccacaaccacaaccaccagcaccaccaccacaaccactCGTAGAACGACCACCACTACAGAGCCTGCGGATGAGTCTATGGAGCGTAGGATTCGCTGTGAGTTCGATCCCACAGCAGAGGAAT GTGCACCATCAACCACTTCTACAACAACCAGCACCACAACAACCACTACGGAAACACCTGTTCTTTCCGAATCAGAAGAGCATATACCCATCTATGAAACTACAGAACACACTAGAGCTTCTGATTACGTAATCTTCGAACCGGATGATAAAGAGGAGGTCCCAGAAGAAACAAGTTCAGATGAAGAAATCCCACTGGTTGGTCCCTTTAGCGACGAGGATCAAGTAGATCAAGAAGATCAAGAAGATCTAGAAGATCAGGAAGATCAGGAGGATGACGCTGATATGGATACGGCTTACGGCCTCAACGATAGCGAAATCCACTCCATTGGGGCTCATGATGACGGCACCTGGAATTAG
- the LOC120456816 gene encoding myb-like protein V isoform X1 yields the protein MSHEAAEDDGALQEEEEEEEEEEEEEEEEQADDPLANLLSLKLKKPPHWNWELSTSRSCSNIALPRILLYDHTGNLLVDADGQKEEIYTSRDSQRRRKRSATANLERNFHGLRIAEATPTVTPTPTVTPSEATPSSSRESGRRKTHGSCIDFSTHELPNWEPSVSSRRSSSLRGVRFQETEDLPVYPTPPSTSTLNSSSSGPREKRRYRRSQSSILERFSLSKGRHSSPEFAQEEDVVKAPRYYLRTSKAGTLVIREESFSSQKMRQRRRRPPKHSSNENILQEQEKEQPAISVVQVTTRRRAQERTLSTSEEEEMREAAQEPRRSRGRPRNTSQRSCGKDAAQELITVDPDNCVYRAAPGATAR from the exons ATGTCCCACGAAGCTGCAGAAGATGATGGGGCtctgcaggaggaggaggaggaggaggaggaggaggaggaggaggaggaggaggagcaggcggaTGATCCGCTGGCCAATTTGCTCAGCCTGAAGCTGAAGAAGCCACCGCACTGGAACTGGGAGCTGAGCACCTcccgcagctgcagcaacattGCTCTGCCCAGGATCTTGTTATACGATCACACGGGCAATCTTCTGGTGGATGCCGATGGCCAGAAGGAGGAGATCTACACATCCAGGGATTCGCAGAGGCGTCGCAAGCGTTCGGCCACCGCCAATTTGGAGCGCAATTTCCATGGCCTACGGATAGCAGAGGCCACGCCCACCGTAACGCCCACGCCCACCGTGACACCCAGCGAGGCCACGCCCAGTTCGAGTCGGGAAAGTGGGCGGCGGAAAACGCACGGCAGCTGCATTGACTTCAGCACCCACGAACTGCCCAACTGGGAGCCATCGGTGAGCTCCCGGCGCTCCAGTTCGCTGCGCGGCGTTCGCTTCCAGGAGACGGAGGACCTGCCCGTTTATCCCACGCCCCCCTCCACATCCACCCTGAATTCGTCGAGCTCGGGACCGCGGGAGAAGCGACGCTACCGCCGCTCGCAAAGCTCCATTCTGGAGAGATTCAGTCTGTCGAAGGGCCGCCACTCCTCGCCAGAGTTCGCCCAGGAGGAGGACGTGGTCAAGGCGCCGCGTTACTACCTGCGTACCAGCAAGGCGGGCACCCTGGTGATTCGCGAGGAGAGCTTCAGTTCACAGAAGATGCGACAGCGTCGCCGTCGTCCGCCGAAGCACTCCTCCAACGAGAATATCctgcaggagcaggagaaggagcagccaGCCATCAGTGTCGTGCAGGTCACGACGCGCAGGAGAGCGCAGGAAAGGACACTCTCCACCtcagaggaggaggagatgcGGGAGGCGGCGCAGGAGCCACGAAGATCCAGGGGCAGGCCCAGGAACACAAGCCAACGCAGCTGCGGCAAGGATGCGGCTCAGG AGCTCATCACCGTGGATCCCGATAATTGCGTATATCGAGCAGCGCCGGGCGCCACCGCACGATAG
- the LOC120456816 gene encoding uncharacterized protein LOC120456816 isoform X2 — protein MSHEAAEDDGALQEEEEEEQADDPLANLLSLKLKKPPHWNWELSTSRSCSNIALPRILLYDHTGNLLVDADGQKEEIYTSRDSQRRRKRSATANLERNFHGLRIAEATPTVTPTPTVTPSEATPSSSRESGRRKTHGSCIDFSTHELPNWEPSVSSRRSSSLRGVRFQETEDLPVYPTPPSTSTLNSSSSGPREKRRYRRSQSSILERFSLSKGRHSSPEFAQEEDVVKAPRYYLRTSKAGTLVIREESFSSQKMRQRRRRPPKHSSNENILQEQEKEQPAISVVQVTTRRRAQERTLSTSEEEEMREAAQEPRRSRGRPRNTSQRSCGKDAAQELITVDPDNCVYRAAPGATAR, from the exons ATGTCCCACGAAGCTGCAGAAGATGATGGGGCtctgcag gaggaggaggaggaggagcaggcggaTGATCCGCTGGCCAATTTGCTCAGCCTGAAGCTGAAGAAGCCACCGCACTGGAACTGGGAGCTGAGCACCTcccgcagctgcagcaacattGCTCTGCCCAGGATCTTGTTATACGATCACACGGGCAATCTTCTGGTGGATGCCGATGGCCAGAAGGAGGAGATCTACACATCCAGGGATTCGCAGAGGCGTCGCAAGCGTTCGGCCACCGCCAATTTGGAGCGCAATTTCCATGGCCTACGGATAGCAGAGGCCACGCCCACCGTAACGCCCACGCCCACCGTGACACCCAGCGAGGCCACGCCCAGTTCGAGTCGGGAAAGTGGGCGGCGGAAAACGCACGGCAGCTGCATTGACTTCAGCACCCACGAACTGCCCAACTGGGAGCCATCGGTGAGCTCCCGGCGCTCCAGTTCGCTGCGCGGCGTTCGCTTCCAGGAGACGGAGGACCTGCCCGTTTATCCCACGCCCCCCTCCACATCCACCCTGAATTCGTCGAGCTCGGGACCGCGGGAGAAGCGACGCTACCGCCGCTCGCAAAGCTCCATTCTGGAGAGATTCAGTCTGTCGAAGGGCCGCCACTCCTCGCCAGAGTTCGCCCAGGAGGAGGACGTGGTCAAGGCGCCGCGTTACTACCTGCGTACCAGCAAGGCGGGCACCCTGGTGATTCGCGAGGAGAGCTTCAGTTCACAGAAGATGCGACAGCGTCGCCGTCGTCCGCCGAAGCACTCCTCCAACGAGAATATCctgcaggagcaggagaaggagcagccaGCCATCAGTGTCGTGCAGGTCACGACGCGCAGGAGAGCGCAGGAAAGGACACTCTCCACCtcagaggaggaggagatgcGGGAGGCGGCGCAGGAGCCACGAAGATCCAGGGGCAGGCCCAGGAACACAAGCCAACGCAGCTGCGGCAAGGATGCGGCTCAGG AGCTCATCACCGTGGATCCCGATAATTGCGTATATCGAGCAGCGCCGGGCGCCACCGCACGATAG
- the LOC120456761 gene encoding uncharacterized protein LOC120456761 produces MNSLQGSLVLLLLAGVFLQGQAGLFDCEDKIPGLGDVTDKISEITGSSTSSEHEVRDFFKNVGCHIKEGAKKLGEKAKDLGTELKEGAQKLGEKAKVLGSDLKDRFDDFRDKLAKDSAEEMSKDRGFLANVEIINPDILKGEQQCGHGHILDALGNCSKLRK; encoded by the coding sequence ATGAATAGCTTGCAAGGATCGCtggtgctcctgctgctcgcCGGAGTTTTTCTTCAGGGTCAGGCGGGACTCTTCGATTGCGAGGACAAGATACCCGGACTTGGAGATGTGACCGATAAGATATCGGAGATAACCGGCAGCAGTACCAGTTCGGAGCATGAGGTGCGCGATTTCTTCAAGAACGTGGGCTGCCACATCAAGGAGGGTGCCAAGAAGCTGGGCGAGAAGGCCAAGGACTTGGGCACGGAGCTCAAAGAGGGTGCCCAGAAGCTGGGCGAGAAGGCCAAGGTCCTGGGTAGCGATCTCAAGGATCGCTTCGACGACTTTCGCGACAAGCTGGCCAAGGATTCCGCCGAGGAGATGAGCAAGGATCGCGGCTTCCTGGCCAACGTGGAGATCATCAATCCGGACATCCTCAAGGGCGAGCAACAATGTGGGCATGGCCACATTCTGGATGCCTTGGGCAACTGCAGCAAGTTGAGGAAATAG
- the LOC120455960 gene encoding uncharacterized protein LOC120455960 isoform X1, whose amino-acid sequence MMSMHQLLLYSLCLWAVVVFCAPTPSESRRVIFLKPNGIHRGQILATHGMEKTCPKCHMLDHRGNCRRIIAYNADGVRC is encoded by the exons ATGATGTCGATGCACCAGCTGCTTCTGTACTCGCTTTGCCTTTGGGCCGTGGTGGTGTTTTGTGCCCCAACTCCCAGTGAATCCCGTCGCGTGATCTTCCTGAAGCCGAATGGCATACATCGCGGCCAGATTCTGGCAACGCATGGCATGGAGAAGACCTGCCCCAAGTGCCACATGCTGGATCATCGTGGCAATTGCAGGCGCATCATAGCTTACAATGCAG ATGGCGTGCGCTGCTGA
- the LOC120455599 gene encoding uncharacterized protein LOC120455599 encodes MKSLVVCSLIGLVLLMAAGQVRAECDEAKSPEDSDFKHFFKNLGCKVNQGAKEVAEAAKPYTDKIGEGAKEFGSSVAHKYDELKHKLTDEPSTTPKVPVAYDAPTEKVLLAPIGGPSTPIP; translated from the coding sequence ATGAAATCGCTCGTGGTGTGCTCTTTGATTGGATTGGTCCTGCTGATGGCCGCTGGCCAAGTGCGTGCCGAGTGTGATGAGGCCAAGAGTCCCGAGGACAGCGACTTCAAGCACTTCTTCAAGAACCTCGGCTGCAAGGTCAACCAGGGGGCCAAGGAGGTGGCCGAGGCTGCCAAGCCCTACACCGACAAGATCGGCGAGGGCGCCAAGGAGTTTGGCAGCTCGGTGGCCCACAAGTACGACGAACTGAAGCACAAGCTGACCGACGAGCCCTCGACCACGCCCAAGGTGCCAGTGGCCTATGACGCCCCCACCGAGAAGGTCCTTTTGGCCCCCATCGGCGGACCCAGCACCCCAATTCCATGA
- the LOC120455960 gene encoding uncharacterized protein LOC120455960 isoform X2 — protein sequence MMSMHQLLLYSLCLWAVVVFCAPTPSESRRVIFLKPNGIHRGQILATHGMEKTCPKCHMLDHRGNCRRIIAYNAVQRLLILTFVVLAMILAQSPRTTEARRLIFYNPHTKPLTSQLLVSRRLTKPCPAGKMRDHRDRCRRAVIFGRST from the exons ATGATGTCGATGCACCAGCTGCTTCTGTACTCGCTTTGCCTTTGGGCCGTGGTGGTGTTTTGTGCCCCAACTCCCAGTGAATCCCGTCGCGTGATCTTCCTGAAGCCGAATGGCATACATCGCGGCCAGATTCTGGCAACGCATGGCATGGAGAAGACCTGCCCCAAGTGCCACATGCTGGATCATCGTGGCAATTGCAGGCGCATCATAGCTTACAATGCAG TCCAACGTCTGCTCATCCTGACCTTTGTCGTTCTGGCCATGATCTTGGCCCAGAGTCCACGGACTACGGAAGCCCGCCGCCTGATCTTCTACAATCCGCATACCAAGCCACTCACCAGCCAGCTCCTCGTCTCACGCAGGCTCACGAAACCGTGTCCCGCCGGCAAAATGAGGGATCACCGGGATCGATGTCGTCGCGCCGTCATCTTTGGACGCAGCACCTGA
- the LOC120455865 gene encoding uncharacterized protein LOC120455865, with protein sequence MRSVLPTVGLLSLLLLLLVLLLGSPCIECGRVIYFNQLNTTQAEEEAKNNTDALGKGMLLDMRGNRCQRGYVRDHHGRCRRRV encoded by the exons ATGCGATCTGTACTGCCGACTGTGGGACTTCTCagcctcctgctgctgctcctggttcTGCTGCTCGGCTCCCCGTGCATTGAATGCGGCAGAGTAATATATTTCAATCAATTGAATACCACACAAGCCGAGGAGGAGGCCAAAAATAACACCGATGCCCTCGGCAAGGGAATGCTACTCGATATGCGGGGAAATCGCTGCCAACGTGGGTACGTTCGCGATCATCATGGGCGTTGCAGAAGG CGTGTCTGA